CGCCCTCGCCGCCAAGTCCTCGACCTCCCCCGGCTCGGCCCGGCCCGCGGCCAGCGCCGTCCGGAACCCGCGCCGCTCGAGGGCCGCCAACGTCGCGCCGATCGCCCTCGTCGGTCCGCCCAAGATCAGCCGGGTCGCGACGTGGAGCGCCAAGGGGCGTTCGTCCGAACTCATTGTCCCCGCTCTCCCCGTCGAATCTGGCCGGCGGCCGTGGACACCGCCGCACAGCTCGTCGTAAGATCCACCCGCGTCCGCCGTCGCGGAAAGTGTAGCCATGTGCGCCCGGCAAAGCGATCGGCGAAGGCGGGACGCGTTGAACCGTGGGGGATTTGACTCGTGGACGCGAACGCCGTGGACCATGCGAAGCCGCTTCCGGGGCTCTCGGCGCGTCTCCGGACCAACCCCCGGCTCGCCCAGCAGAACTTGGGCGGCAAGACCGTCGTCCTCCACTACGAGGGGAAGCGCCTTCTCGGCCTCAACGCCGGCGGCACGTTCGTCTGGTCGCTCTTGGACGGGCGGCGCAGCTTGGCGGAGATCGCCCGCGAGGTCGCGGACCGCGACGGAATCGATCGCGAAACAGCGGAGGCGGGCGTTCTGGAGTTCGTCCAGGACCTCCACCGGCGCGACCTCGTGATCGTCGAGCAAGGATTCGACCCGCAACGGAGCGACCGGGCGTCAGCGCCGGACGTTCCGGAGGAGAGATGATGATGGCAAGCGTGAAAACGCAGCGCTTCGTTCTCGCCGGCGTCTTCCGGCGCTGCCTCCGTGGCGCGGCGCTCCTCGCCGTCGCGGCGCTGGCGACGTCCGCCGCCTTCGCGACGAACACGGTGTGCGACGGGACGACGCGGGACTCGTTCGGCTATGTCTGCACGCTGAACGTGGGCGGCGCCGCCGGCGCGCCGCTGATCCCCGATATTCTCGAGGACGGAACGGCGTTCTCGACGATCTCCGACAGCGGTCCGCGCGGGTGGCTGCCGGCCGGCACCGCCGGCGTGAACAGCTACCGCGCGATCACCTTCGCCAACGGGGCGACGTTCTCGTTCTACGGGGCGAGCTACGGCACCGTCTACGTCTCGAGCAACGGCTACCTGACGTTCGGCGCCTCCTCGCAGGCCTCCCTGCCGGTCGGCGACGCCACGCTCGCGGCGGGGAACACCTCGCCGGCGAACGCGATCTACGCCTACGGCAGCGTGCTGAATTCGGGCAGCTCCCGCGTGACCTACCGCACCGGCGCGACCTGCACCGGCGCGGCGGCCGGCCACACGTGCACGGTGATCCTCTTCAACGGGGCCGTGCACCTCGAGGGGGACTCCACCTCGACGGCGGGCTTCGCGGTCGCGCTCGACCACACGAACAACCAGATCTACGTCGAGATCTACGCCGAGAACGAATCGGCCGACTGGACCAACTTCCTGCCGAACATCATCGGCATCCAGAACGGCGCCCGGTCGAGCATGCTTTGGTACTACCCGGATCCGTACGACACGCAGGATTCCGGCATGGCGACCCACGGCTACCAGTTCATCTTCGCCTACACGCCGGTCGTCGCTCCCGCGAACGCCTCCAAGCTGGCCGTCGCCGCGACCAACGCCGTCGCGGACGTCGAGTTCGCCCCGGCTTCCGCCGCGGCCGGCACGTTGATCCTCAAGCGGGCCAACGGCTCGGTCGCGACGACGCCGACCGACGGCGAGATATACGCCCCCGGCACGACCACCGGCGCCGGCGACTACGTCCTCTGCTCCGGCGCGGGACCCAACTGCACCGACAGCGACGTCGATCCCGACAACACCTACAACTACAAGTTCTTCTCCTTCAGCGCGGAACACAACTACTCCTCCGGCGCCTCGATCAGTTCCACGCCCGGCCAGCCCGGCTACTTCAAGTGGAACGTCGCCACGGCCGCCTCGAACCTCAATCCGCCGTCCGTCCTGGGGAACGAATCGCAGACGCTCGGCATCTTCGCCGTGGGCAACGACCGCCTGCTGCACAACCTCGCCCCGGCCGACGGCACGCGCGGCCTCTGGGATCCGCCGCAGATCGGCGGCTCTTCGCAGGCCCGCCCGCTCGCCCTGAACATCACGCCTGAAGCCGACGAAACCGACGCGGTCTACGTGTCCGGCCAGGACGGCTTCCTCTACGGCTACACGGTCGACGGCGCCGACAACGAAGCGATGACGCCGGCCGACGTCGCGAACACCGTCGGCGGCTCGGCGGGCTGCACCGGTTCCCTGCAGGCCGGCCCGGTGGCGATCCTCGCCGCCTACGACACCGTTCCCGACAACGACGCGGACGAAGCGGCGAGCGGCGTGATCGTCGGCAGCCGCTGCAGCAACGCCAACAACAAGGTCGTGATGTACAGCCGCGACCTCTCCACGGTTCTCGCTTCCTACCCCGACGGCGCCGGCACGCTGGGCATCATCAACAAGGCGCCGCTGATCCTCTACAAGACCCGGCACGTCGTCGTTCCGTTCATCACGGGCGGCATGTCGGCCGTCGTTCTCGACCTCAACACGGACAACGCGATGACCGAGACCGCGACGATCAGCGGCATCGGCGCCATCTACGCCTCGCCGGGCCTGGTTCGCCGCGACCCCGCGACGGAGTGGTTCGTCCTCGGCAACGACCTCGGCCAGCTCTTCGTCTACGACGCCGACGGCGTCGCCCTGTTCCAGATCGGCACGACCGGGAACCTCCCGACCGCGGCCAGCCCGAGCGAGGGGTACGTCAAGGGCATCGCCGCTTCGGCGCCGATGGCCGACGGTCCGGTGATCTCCAACTGGATCGTCTGGAGCACGCAGACCAAGGTCCACGGCGTCCTGCTGCGCTCGACCGGCTTCGACTTCAGCACCTACTGGGAGCGCGCCCTCGGCACGGACGCCGCGCCGGGCGCCCCCTCCATTCCGGTCCTGCTCTCCGGCTCCGCGGGCGGCGGCCCGGTCTACGCCTTCTGGGTCGGCAGCAACGACGGCCGCATCTACCGCTTCGACGCCACGAACGCGACGGCCCCGACGCCGTTCCTCGTCCGCGGCGGCGTCACGGTCGGCACGCCGGTGTTCGACTACAACGACGGCACGGGCCAGGGAATGGTCGCTTCCGGCACCGACGGATCGATCAACTGGATCAAGCTGGGCAACTGACGCTCGCGGCCGTGGGCGGCGCGCAGCGCCGCCCGCGCGGAGGATTTGGCATGAAGAACCTCGTTCGACAGTTCAGCTGGCGCGCCGCGACGGCCGGCCTGCTCGCCTTGGCCCTGTTCGCCGGAACGGCGGAAGCCCAACAGCGGGTCGCGACCCAGCGGGATGCAGCGCAGGAACAGACGTCCACGGCGCGGCAGGCGACGCCGGCCACCGCCTACGTCCGGCAGCCCGCGGCGCAGGTCGTGGTTTCGCCGGTCGATCCGGCGCAGGTCATGTCGTCGCGCACGCTGGTGAAGATCCCGGTCGTCAACCAGTTCAACGCGCTGAAGACGCTCAACGTCTACATCCTCGCGATGTACGACCGGCTCCGTCTCAACAGCCGCCCGTTCGACCAGCGTTTGCGCCTCTACCTCCCCGACGGCAATCTCTACGAGGAGCGGGTCGTTCCGTGCGATCCGGCCGGCGCCGCCGGGCGGACCATCAAGCGGGCCGACCTCGGTCCGAACCCCGTCGAGATCGCCGTTCCGCAGCGGCTCGTGCGGCTGTCGCGCGCGCTGCCCGCCGGCACGATCGACGCCCGCCTGATGCGCGACGGGCTCTTCACGTCGCAGCGGCTGATGGTCGCCGGCACGTGGATCACCGAAAACAACCTGTACGGCCTCTGGACCGCGCAGGTCGACATCCTTCAGGACGGCAAGGTCGTCAGCTCCACGCGGACCACGTTCCGTCTGACGAACCAGTGAGGGAGATCGCCATGGACGCGAAGAACCCTGCCCCGAAGGCGCAGACCCCCCAGTGGGAACGCCCCGCCGTGGAGTGGGAAGAACGTTACGAGCCGGTTGTCTTGGCGCTTTCGTGCGCCGCGCAGCCCGGCAATTGCTCCGGCGCGTCCCGGCTCTGAGCCGGGCGCAGGTCTCGGAAAGGGCGCCCTGTTCGGGCGCCCTTTCTTCAACCCACCGATGAAAACGCGCTTGAATCTCAGTATCGCCACGATCGACGTGGCGCTGACGATCGACGATCCGGCTCTCGCCGCGCGCTCGGAAGGGCGCTACGCCGACTTCCTCCGCCCGGCCGCCGCCCGATCGCCTTTGGAGATCCGCGTCGCGGCCGCCCCCGGCCCGCCGCCGGACGACCTGCACCCGGAGTGGGTCGCCAACCCCGCGGTGGACGCCGTCGGCACGCTCGACCGCGTGGAATTGCGCGGGCTCGGCTTCGCGGGGTTTCTCGACTGGAGCGCGCGCCGCGGCGAGTGCGTCGTCCCCGCCGCGCAGGCGCACGTCGATCTCTTCGTGCGCGTCGCCCTGGGGGTCGAGTTGCTGCGTCGCGGCGGCACGCTCCTCCACGCCGCGGCGGTCGTGCGCGACGACTTCGGCGTCGCCTTCAGCGGTCCCTCCGGCGCCGGCAAGAGCACCGTCGCGGAGATCAGCCGCGCCGCGGGACTGACCGTCCTCTCCGACGAGATGATCGCCTTCGTGCCCGCCGGCGTCGGCCGCCGCTTCCACGGCACCCCGTTCTGGCGCGGCGCCCCCCTCGCCGCCCCGTGCGGCGCCCTCGTCTTCCTCGAACAAGCGCCGCGCCACCGCGCGCGACGCCTCTCCCCCGCCGAGGCGCTGCCGCGCCTGATGGCGGCGGGGGGCGCCCCGCTTCCCCTGCCCGACGTGCAGAGCGCCTTCTTCGAGGCGGCCGGCGCCGTCCTGCGGCGCGTCCCGGCCTACGCGCTCGAGTTCCTGCCCGACGCCGGCCTTTGGGACGCCCTCGACGCCTTTCCCGAGTTCTCCTTCTTTCGCCCCGCCCCGCCGCAGGCGTCGGCCCTCGCGCCGCCGGCGGGACCGGCGCGCCCCTAGAGCGGCGAGGAACCGATGGAGACCCGCCCGAACGCGATGCAGCGCCTCCAGGCGCAGGCCCTGATCGACGACGTTCCGCTGTCCGTGATCCTCGAGCTCACGAACCGCTGCAACGAGCGCTGCGTCCACTGCTACGTGGACCTCGACGACGTCCGCGGCGAGCTGACGACCGACGAGGTCCTGCGGATCCTCGACGAACTTCGGGCGGCGGGAACCCTCTTCCTCACGCTGACCGGCGGCGAGATCTTCCTCCGCAAGGACGCGCTGCCGATCGCCCGCCGCGCGCGCGAACTCGGCTTCGCGCTGCGCCTCTTCTCCAACGG
This genomic window from bacterium contains:
- a CDS encoding PqqD family protein, which translates into the protein MDANAVDHAKPLPGLSARLRTNPRLAQQNLGGKTVVLHYEGKRLLGLNAGGTFVWSLLDGRRSLAEIAREVADRDGIDRETAEAGVLEFVQDLHRRDLVIVEQGFDPQRSDRASAPDVPEER